A window of the Alternaria dauci strain A2016 chromosome 3, whole genome shotgun sequence genome harbors these coding sequences:
- a CDS encoding 40S ribosomal protein uS12, protein MGKGKPRGLNAARKLRNHRREGRWADLHYKKRLLGTAFKSSPFGGSSHAKGIVLEKVGVEAKQPNSAIRKCVRVQLIKNGKKVTAFVPNDGCLNFVDENDEVLLAGFGRKGKAKGDIPGVRFKVVKVSGVGLSALWKEKKEKPRS, encoded by the exons ATGGGTAAAG GAAAGCCAAGAGGTCTCAACGCCGCCCGCAAGCTCCGCAACCATCGCCGCGAGGGACGATGGGCGGACCTCCACTACAAGAAGCGTCTTCTCGGAACCGCCTTCAAGTCCTCCCCCTTCGGTGGATCTTCTCATGCTAAGGGCATAGTTCTCGAGAAGGTCGGTGTTGAGGCCAAGCAGCCCAACTCCGCTATCCGAAAGTGTGTCCGTGTGCAATTGATCAAGAACGGAAAGAAGGTCACCGCTTTCG TTCCCAACGACGGTTGCTTGAACTTTGTCGACGAGAACGACGAGGTCCTCCTTGCTGGTTTCGGTCGTAAGGGCAAGGCCAAGGGTGATATTCCCGGTGTGCGTTTCAAGGTCGTCAAGGTTTCCGGTGTCGGTCTGTCCGCACTGtggaaggagaagaaggagaagccCAGGTCATAG
- a CDS encoding mitochondrial 54S ribosomal uL24m domain-containing protein, translating to MSQLVVRPGRNAARQAKRLKEIRKVKNAIQWHERERKKRQELKQERWDSKQAVLARIMWENEHVKGVRKQALANAKEDWKLGPLRPNRAIGPDAEKYGALKAAQIQKPEIPVKTQKTRNAVREKKGLELEYPLVVDDKKYFPIVKDDRVVILKGKDAGKIGTVQELVPRTHEVVVKDMNMQYFDTAVFNAAAEGMGPKIENALPMPLDHVRLVVPAEIQKGGKKCFEDVVVEKIFMERHTTGIDPYTGTDYGDSEIPEAHQYDPRTGLPIFHRYIAGTRQRIEWPWEREEDIKDIKDTRITEEPETDKQTWLRKTIANIRQPLTSLNRWRSKNIEDRAQQDASKDLATGNIEEKFAEIQRMEQERFKAATPRSVDPNYPGAYDFDTTRNVVEGSESMAYTLVAPPFPGTLGEELRSDIHEFSIKSRKERGPDAPRPVKIARHSEQGVLARETAKQQQRAADAMKTPMQLRWELEYQKKVQSQKEKPLVDQESLLAALGQHMQKSTTKPYLGKKQIPSQTADLD from the exons ATGAGCCAGCTGGTCGTCAGGCCAGGACGCAATGCCGCCCGCCAGGCCAAAAGGCTGAAAGAGATCCGGAAGGTCAAGAATGCAATCCAGTGGCACGAGCGGGAACGCAAGAAGCGACAGGAGCTCAAGCAGGAACGATGGGACTCCAAGCAAGCCGTCCTCGCGCGTATCATGTGGGAGAACGAGCACGTAAAGGGCGTCAGGAAACAGGCTTTGGCCAATGCGAAGGAGGACTGGAAGCTTGGTCCCTTGAGGCCAAATCGCGCCATCGGCCCCGATGCTGAGAAATATGGTGCCCTCAAGGCTGCCCAGATCCAGAAGCCTGAGATACCCGTCAAGACTCAGAAAACCCGGAATGCTGTCAGGGAGAAGAAGGGCTTAGAACTGGAGTACCCGCTAGTCGTCGACGACAAGAAATACTTTCCAATTGTAAAGGATGATCGTGTCGTGATATTGAAGGGAAAAGATGCGGGCAAGATTGGTACTGTGCAGGAGCTCGTTCCGAGAACACACGAGGTGGTCGTCAAGGACATGAACATG CAATATTTCGACACCGCAGTGTTCAACGCCGCTGCCGAAGGCATGGGGCCTAAGATAGAGAATGCTCTGCCTATGCCTCTTGATCACGTACGCCTAGTGGTGCCCGCTGAGATACAGAAAGGAGGCAAAAAGTGCTTCGAGGATGTCGTGGTCGAGAAGATCTTCATGGAACGACACACGACCGGCATTGACCCCTATACGGGCACCGACTACGGCGACAGCGAAATCCCAGAAGCACATCAATACGACCCTCGGACTGGTCTCCCCATATTTCACCGCTACATTGCGGGCACACGGCAACGAATTGAATGGCCCTGGGAACGCGAAGAAGATATCAAAGATATCAAAGATACCCGTATCACTGAAGAGCCGGAGACGGACAAGCAGACATGGCTGCGAAAAACCATAGCCAACATACGCCAGCCGCTCACCAGCTTGAATCGCTGGCGAAGCAAGAACATTGAGGACCGAGCTCAACAGGACGCATCGAAGGACCTGGCAACCGGTAACATTGAAGAGAAGTTCGCCGAGATCCAAAGGATGGAGCAGGAGAGATTCAAGGCCGCGACCCCAAGAAGTGTGGATCCCAACTATCCTGGAGCCTATGACTTTGATACAACGCGCAATGTCGTTGAGGGATCAGAGTCCATGGCTTATACGCTCGTTGCACCACCTTTCCCCGGCACACTTGGTGAAGAACTCCGCAGCGATATCCACGAATTCTCCATCAAATCGAGGAAGGAGAGAGGCCCTGATGCACCGCGCCCTGTCAAGATTGCAAGACACTCTGAACAGGGTGTGCTTGCGCGGGAGACTGCAAAGCAACAGCAGAGAGCTGCGGATGCAATGAAGACACCTATGCAATTGAGGTGGGAGCTCGAGTACCAGAAGAAGGTGCAGAGCCAGAAGGAGAAGCCACTCGTGGACCAGGAAAGCTTGCTGGCGGCGTTGGGTCAGCACATGCAGAAGAGCACTACAAAACCGTACCTGGGAAAGAAGCAGATTCCCAGTCAAACAGCCGATCTCGATTAG